A genome region from Yoonia vestfoldensis includes the following:
- a CDS encoding type II toxin-antitoxin system prevent-host-death family antitoxin, whose product MHELPEFKAADLTRHTSDLFDAAIRSPIAITKHRKPKFVLMSMDQYQQLARGATQQAHMVDEMPEDLKALMIEGLERDLTQADD is encoded by the coding sequence ATGCATGAGCTTCCCGAGTTCAAGGCGGCCGACCTGACGCGGCACACAAGTGACCTGTTTGACGCGGCTATTCGGTCGCCGATTGCGATCACCAAACATCGTAAGCCGAAATTCGTGCTGATGAGCATGGACCAGTACCAGCAGCTCGCGCGGGGGGCCACGCAACAGGCTCATATGGTTGACGAGATGCCCGAGGATCTCAAGGCGCTGATGATAGAGGGGCTCGAGCGGGACTTGACGCAGGCTGATGACTAA